In the genome of Manis javanica isolate MJ-LG chromosome 17, MJ_LKY, whole genome shotgun sequence, one region contains:
- the LOC108403459 gene encoding vomeronasal type-1 receptor 3-like yields MLSDKDALRTTGNVALKTTFLLQIGFGTLANVTLFFHNFSPVFRGHEQRPTHVVLTHIALANLLALLSSGIPHMMAAFLLSNPLSTLGCKLVYYAHRVAHSSTLCSTCVLSTYQFFTFIFGRVEWMTLRRDPKVTGPSCFVCWVLGLLLKISIFVKITDAQNTGNDTDTQGRWFCSSSSPRAFIVILWSCLDAMFISLKVWASGSMVGLLCRHHQRVQHIHTSKGPHSSPPKTRAAHAILMLVVTFIVFYMMNLVFTFYISVFLDLQLWLIHTCNILALCFPTVSPFLLIVRDPRTPRICSLIV; encoded by the coding sequence ATGCTTTCTGATAAAGATGCCCTACGAACTACAGGGAATGTGGCTCTGAAAACCACCTTTCTGTTACAGATTGGATTTGGGACACTGGCCAATGTCACTCTCTTCTTCCATAATTTCTCCCCAGTCTTTCGTGGCCACGAGCAGAGACCCACACACGTGGTTCTCACCCACATTGCCTTAGCCAATCTCTTGGCTCTTCTCTCCTCTGGGATTCCCCACATGATGGCCGCTTTTCTTTTGAGCAACCCCCTGTCCACTCTTGGGTGTAAACTTGTATATTATGCACACAGAGTGGCTCACAGCTCCACCCTGTGCTCCACCTGTGTCCTGAGCACCTACCAATTCTTCACATTCATCTTTGGGAGAGTGGAGTGGATGACGCTCAGGAGAGACCCCAAGGTCACTGGTCCTTCCTGTTTTGTCTGCTGGGTGTTGGGTCTCTTATTGAAAATCTCTATTTTCGTGAAAATCACTGATGCACAGAATACAGGAAATGATACTGACACACAGGGCAGGTGGTTCTGCTCATCCTCGAGTCCCAGGGCTTTTATTGTCATCCTGTGGTCCTGTCTGGATGCCATGTTTATTAGCCTCAAGGTCTGGGCCAGCGGTTCCATGGTGGGTCTCCTTTGCAGACATCACCAGAGGGTGCAGCATATTCACACCTCCAAGGGCCCCCACAGCTCCCCTCCAAAGACCAGAGCCGCCCACGCCATCCTGATGCTGGTGGTCACCTTCATCGTCTTCTACATGATGAATTtggtttttactttttacatCAGTGTCTTTTTAGATCTTCAGCTGTGGTTGATACACACATGTAATATTTTGGCTTTGTGTTTCCCCACTGTGAGCCCCTTCCTGCTGATCGTTAGGGACCCCAGAACTCCCAGGATTTGCTCTTTAATTGTTTAG